DNA sequence from the bacterium genome:
GTTCAATCTAATTTACCGGCTCCAATAGACCGAGATTGAGTTCTGAAAGCCCGGTCTCGTCTATCGAGTCCGAACACCAACCAAGCCAAGCCCAAATCCGGCACCTACGGCAGCGCTGTACTCGGTCAGGTTTTCGGACACACCGTAACCTAATGAGTCTGTCATGCTTTGGGCCGTCGCCGTCATTCTTATTGTCCTGTGGCTGCTCGGATTTGTCGTTTACCCTGTAGGCAATCTCATTCACCTCCTGCTGGTGATTGCCCTCGTCGTGATCATCGTTCGCCTCCTTCAAGGGCGGAAAGTGTTCTAAAGGGCACGAGTAACAAGTCGGAATGCCTGTTTTTTAGCTACGGGAGCCGCACAGAGAGATTTGCTCGACACGATGTGTGGCTCCTCCATTCCTCGGTTGTAGTTTCCATAGCTGCTCCAAGGGGAGCTCTTCGCAGACCTGTGTCACGAAAGGTTCGTGATTCAACGTCCTTTTCGGTCTGGCGAAAGGTAATCAGGTGACAGAATCGGGGCACCATCCCCGCCATCCGGAAAGGATCAAATCATGGTGAACATCTATGTAGGCAACCTGTCCTACGAAACCGGTGAAGACGATCTGAGAAACATGTTTGAGGCGCATGGCAAGGTAGACCGCGCCAGCGTGGTTATGGATCGTATGACCGGCCGCAGCAAAGGCTTCGGCTTTGTGGAAATGCCCAATGAAGCCGAAGCGCGAGCAGCCATCAGCGCTCTGAACGAGATGGAGACGAACGGTCGCAGGATGACGGTCAACGAAGCGAGGCCCAAAGAAGACCGCCCGGCTCGTCGTTCGCGCTACTAAATCGCCCTGGCGGTGAATGTGAAGGGGCTGTCCCAAAGATGGGTGCAGCCCCTTTTGCATTCGCTTCTTTTCGATTGGTAACTTGAAATTCCTGCTTTCCACTGCCTCTCATGACGATCCTAAACACCAAAACCGAGACCTAAGTCTCGGTTTTACAGCAGTGCACCCACAAGGACTCGAACCTTGAACCCGCTGATTAAGAGTCAGCTGCTCTACCATTTGAGCTATGGGTGCATTTGGCGGAAACCTAAGTATAATATCTTCATTGGAAAGAGTCAAGCCCGTTCTGAATGGGCAGAGGTGCCGCGGCAGCCAGCGGACTGCGCCCGGCCTTTGCGGGTCGGGCGCGGAGAGAATTGTCGAATCGAAACCGAGGCTACAAACTTCCGGTCACGTGCATGCCCAGATAGATGGCCTCATAGCGGAAGTGGTATGTGTCTTGGTCGCCGCGGCCCCAGACCCAGAACACACCATTCTTGACGGCGTCCACCAATCTGTCGAGATTCTCGAAGATGCCGAGCGTCTCGCTG
Encoded proteins:
- a CDS encoding lmo0937 family membrane protein translates to MLWAVAVILIVLWLLGFVVYPVGNLIHLLLVIALVVIIVRLLQGRKVF
- a CDS encoding RNA-binding protein, with translation MNIYVGNLSYETGEDDLRNMFEAHGKVDRASVVMDRMTGRSKGFGFVEMPNEAEARAAISALNEMETNGRRMTVNEARPKEDRPARRSRY